From Mesorhizobium sp. Pch-S:
ACTGCAAGTCCAGCCACCGCTGACAAGGCAAAGGCCATGATCGACCTTGATGACAACGAGATTGGTGTTCTGTGCCCTGACTGTGTCCACGAAACAAAGAAGAGAATTGGCTGGGTGAAAACGCACACCCAGATGGAATGCAGGAACTGCGGCAATATCGTCGATATCGAAAGCAGGAACTTTCGCGTTCCGCACGACACCCGAAACGATGACTGAGTGGCGGCAAGACCACATCGCACCCGGCATCCGTCCGATCTTCGAGACAGGCAGGCTTGCGAAGGCCTTACGATCCACCCGCCGCGACAATCTGCAATGCCCCATGCCAACAATCCGAAATGGATACGCCAGTGACGACAAAAACCGCACGAACAGGCGACCAGATACTCGCCGGCATCGCAGTGATCCTGGTGGCCGGCGTGGGTGGGTATCTGGGCTACATCTTCTTCGGCAGCATCACTTGGTAGGCTTGCATATCGCCGAACGCATGCAGCCGGATGCTGCGCGCAGGACGGCGACTGCCGGAAGCAGAATGCCATGAAGACGCAGCGCGCCAAACCAGCGCGGCTCCGCTTGAGCGGTTTGCCGGACCTGATCTCGAATTGCCAGAAACTGAAGGCCCCCAGTCCGGAGTTGGACCACGCGATCGAAAAGTATTTTTCCGACTGGGAAGAACTCTGGGCCAGCTATTCCAGGCACAGAAAAACCGGCGAGATCGTTCGCTCGCAATACCGTACCGCGCCAGCCTACACCGCCTCGCTCGACGCAGCCGTCGCACTGGCGGAACAGGTGCTGCCGGGATGGCATTGGGGCAATCACCCCTTCGCAGGCCGCCGGCGGGCTTATGTCGTCGAGGATAGCCCGCTTCGCCTTGTACCTGTCGTGGCGGACCATTCCTTCGCGGCGATTGCCCTGGTCCTGGCCACACTGCGGGCGCTCCAGATCGAAGAGGAGGGTATTCCAGCGCGCGGCCGAGCCGCGGTGTCCGGCCGCGTGCAGTAACACGGCACGTCGACCAGACAAGTAGAGCGTTTCCGTTTTTCACGGAAATGCGGAAACGCTCTAAGTTTTAGTTTTCATTGCATTTTTGTAACGTCAAGTGATTCCACCTGGCTACAAAATGCTCTAGTGCAGCGCCCTTTTTCGATCGAAATAGATGCGCATTGTTTCGCGCATGCCGGCGTCGTCCAGCACGCCTTGCGAAAACAGATACATCAAAGCTCTCGCCACCTCTGTCGATGCGTGGCTGCCTTCATAAATGCAGCGTTCGCGACAGATGTCCTCGTAGATATTCCTGAGAAGATCCAGATCTTCGGGGTAGGCAATCGCGGGAGTGTGCACAGGCATGGCTCCCTCCTTTCTGGGCGGAAGCATGACGAATGCTCACAGCCGACGCTGCCCTGGTCAGTGCCGCCAGTTGCGCACCATGCGCTCATGAAGACAGCTCGTCCGCATAATTCAGCCTGCCGGATGATCACTTATGAAGACGATCCGTGCCGAGGAAGTGACCTGTATTCAGCTCCGTCGGCAAACCACGCCTTGTGAGCGGACGCGATTGATGATCTGGTCGCTGCTTGTTTCACGCGGGAGTTGAACGTGAGCGTCGGGCCTCTGGACATGAACGAGCCTGCCGAACTTTCCTTCAGCGAGAAAAAGGGGAAGATCGTTCTCAGCCTCACGGACATGATCCGGTTCGAACACCTTTCGGCCGCGCTGATTTTCGCCGTCAGGACAATGCATGACAGCCATCGTCCCAACTGCATGATCACAACGCAGTCGGGAAGCATCTACCGCTGGAGCGATATCCCGGCCTTGTATGAAACGGCAAAGCTGGCTCGATAGCGCAATTGCAGAACCCGACGTCGCCAAAGGCGGCTATCCTCGGACCGGTCACGTCACTGGTTGATCAGGATCCCGGCCTCGCGCGCGGCCTGGACGAAAGCGCGCCGGGCGCTGTCGGCGGATTTCCTGCCAGAGCTCGCATCCGAACAGGCCTGGAGGGCTGCCCGATGCTTGTCGCCGCGCTTGCCAGGCCATTCTCGCAACAGGAAGCTGGTGCAGGCAGCAATATCGGCAAGGGTGATGCTGCCACCCGCAGGGTCAGTGCGGACGGTGATCACGTTGTCAAATCTCGGATTTTCCATCCCCGCTCTTATGATGTCGCAAGGAAAGTAGCGAGGATTATTTTCGAACCCCTGTGATCCTGAAAATAATTCCGATCCCGCCTTTTTGTTCTCAAGAGTGGGGCGTACAGTATTTTATGGAAAATCTCTCCTTTCAGACGCCGGTTGTCATTTATGCCGGGTTGCCTACGAAATTCCATCTCGTCTCGAATGTTTCGGACGCGTCGGATTTTCTTTTCGACAATTGGGCGGACAACGACAGCCTGCAATGGACAGACGCCATGAACCGATGCGCCTGGGCCAGCGTCGGCAAGGCAAGCGTAGAAG
This genomic window contains:
- a CDS encoding DUF982 domain-containing protein gives rise to the protein MILKIIPIPPFCSQEWGVQYFMENLSFQTPVVIYAGLPTKFHLVSNVSDASDFLFDNWADNDSLQWTDAMNRCAWASVGKASVEAARSAFLVAVKTAGIRIDPSISLY
- a CDS encoding DUF982 domain-containing protein; translated protein: MENPRFDNVITVRTDPAGGSITLADIAACTSFLLREWPGKRGDKHRAALQACSDASSGRKSADSARRAFVQAAREAGILINQ